From the genome of Nocardia sp. NBC_01503, one region includes:
- a CDS encoding peptide deformylase gives MTVRPILIAGDPRLAEKALPAAVFDSELAAFVDDLFETNTAADGAGLAANQIGDPRAIFVYDLLDEQGVRRRGHIVNPVLETSEIPETMPDPEDDLEGCLSVPGEWFPTGRAKWARVTGVDKTGAPVIAEGAGYFARCLQHETDHLAGHLYLHRLIGRNQRAARRMIKDRQWNRPGNSWLPDASATAQRD, from the coding sequence ACAGTTCGACCGATCCTCATCGCCGGTGACCCGCGACTAGCCGAAAAAGCCCTGCCCGCAGCTGTTTTCGACAGCGAACTCGCCGCGTTCGTCGATGATCTCTTCGAGACCAACACCGCGGCCGACGGAGCGGGCTTGGCGGCCAATCAGATCGGCGATCCGCGCGCGATCTTCGTCTACGACCTGCTCGACGAGCAGGGGGTGCGCCGCCGCGGTCATATCGTCAACCCGGTGCTCGAGACCTCGGAGATCCCGGAGACCATGCCCGATCCGGAGGATGATCTCGAAGGCTGCCTCTCTGTACCGGGGGAGTGGTTCCCCACCGGCCGCGCGAAGTGGGCGCGGGTCACCGGGGTCGACAAGACCGGTGCGCCCGTCATCGCCGAGGGCGCCGGCTACTTCGCTCGCTGCCTGCAACACGAGACCGATCACCTCGCCGGACACCTCTACCTGCACCGACTCATCGGCCGGAATCAGCGGGCAGCCCGCCGCATGATCAAGGACCGGCAGTGGAATCGACCGGGGAACTCCTGGCTGCCGGACGCCTCCGCGACCGCACAGCGTGACTGA
- the dapF gene encoding diaminopimelate epimerase, with amino-acid sequence MVNENAADIDFGKGHGTQNDFVVLPDPDAWLELTESRVAALCDRQRGIGADGVLRVARAGALIENGTLPVLPEGVSPEDWFMDYRNADGSIAEMCGNGVRVFAHYLVATGLESASEFVVGSRAGARPVVVHHADPVHGEVTVAMGRVRTLGESKATLDGREFTGLGIDVGNPHLACVVPGLTYDELGALDLTDAPSFDHTVFPKGVNVEILTALGVASDGNRGVDMRVYERGVGETRSCGTGTVAAAAAALAADGFDLAADTGHIQVHIPGGTVTVGIDHGTATLRGPSVLVATGKIAAKWWQDA; translated from the coding sequence ATGGTGAACGAGAACGCGGCTGATATCGACTTCGGCAAAGGGCACGGCACGCAGAACGATTTCGTCGTACTGCCGGATCCCGACGCCTGGCTGGAGCTGACCGAATCGCGGGTGGCGGCGCTGTGCGACCGGCAGCGCGGGATCGGCGCGGATGGTGTGCTGCGGGTGGCGCGCGCGGGTGCGCTCATCGAAAACGGAACTCTCCCAGTGCTTCCCGAGGGCGTGAGCCCGGAAGACTGGTTCATGGACTACCGCAATGCCGACGGCTCCATCGCCGAGATGTGCGGTAACGGCGTACGCGTCTTCGCCCACTACCTGGTCGCCACCGGTCTGGAATCCGCCAGCGAATTCGTGGTCGGCAGCCGTGCGGGCGCTCGCCCGGTGGTCGTGCACCATGCCGATCCCGTGCACGGTGAGGTCACCGTCGCCATGGGCCGGGTGCGCACGCTCGGTGAGTCGAAGGCCACTCTCGACGGCCGCGAGTTCACCGGTCTGGGCATCGATGTCGGTAATCCGCACCTGGCCTGCGTGGTGCCCGGCCTCACCTATGACGAGCTCGGCGCGCTGGATCTGACCGATGCGCCCTCCTTCGACCACACCGTCTTCCCGAAGGGCGTGAACGTGGAAATCCTCACCGCCCTCGGCGTCGCCTCCGATGGCAACCGCGGTGTGGATATGCGCGTCTACGAACGCGGCGTCGGCGAAACCCGTTCCTGCGGAACAGGAACCGTGGCCGCCGCCGCGGCCGCCCTGGCCGCCGACGGCTTCGACCTCGCCGCCGACACCGGCCACATTCAGGTCCACATCCCCGGCGGAACCGTCACCGTCGGCATCGACCACGGCACCGCGACACTCCGCGGACCCTCGGTTCTGGTGGCAACGGGCAAGATCGCCGCCAAATGGTGGCAGGACGCCTAG
- a CDS encoding TrmH family RNA methyltransferase yields the protein MTRRANTRNASVQEWQAYLNNRARRLRDNRFLVHGRRPIARALECRWPLETLVYRLGSPELSGWARQVLDTSGVPSIGLVPEVMAELAESSEPVPEVVAVAISRRIELDDFAPGTPEQPPTVVVIDRPSAPARLGALIRSAAAFGASGVVVTGSGADHYDPQSVRASDGALFAVPVLRASGPAQLTAFRDRQLMRGIGTRIVGSDDHGGIALDEFEFGGATVLVIGDESVSLAPAWQQVCDELVCVPTDGSLGSPSAAAVALYEISRQRRALR from the coding sequence GTGACGCGTCGTGCGAATACTCGCAATGCCTCGGTGCAGGAGTGGCAGGCATATCTGAACAATCGGGCCAGGCGCCTGCGTGACAACAGATTCCTGGTGCACGGTAGACGGCCCATCGCGAGGGCGCTCGAATGTCGTTGGCCGCTGGAGACTCTCGTGTATCGGCTGGGTTCGCCGGAGCTCTCGGGGTGGGCGCGGCAGGTGCTGGACACCAGCGGGGTGCCGAGCATCGGGCTGGTGCCGGAGGTGATGGCCGAGCTGGCCGAATCGTCCGAGCCGGTGCCGGAGGTGGTGGCGGTGGCGATATCGCGCCGGATCGAGCTGGATGATTTCGCACCGGGAACGCCGGAACAGCCGCCTACCGTGGTGGTCATCGATCGGCCGAGCGCGCCCGCGCGACTGGGCGCGCTGATCCGCTCCGCCGCGGCCTTCGGTGCGAGCGGAGTCGTTGTGACCGGTTCGGGTGCGGACCATTACGACCCGCAGAGCGTGCGCGCCTCCGATGGCGCGCTCTTCGCCGTCCCGGTGCTGCGCGCCTCCGGTCCCGCGCAGCTGACCGCGTTCCGGGACCGGCAGCTGATGCGGGGGATCGGCACCCGTATCGTCGGCAGTGACGATCACGGCGGGATCGCCCTCGACGAATTCGAGTTCGGCGGCGCCACCGTGCTGGTCATCGGTGATGAAAGTGTGTCGCTCGCCCCGGCCTGGCAGCAGGTGTGTGACGAGCTGGTCTGCGTCCCGACCGACGGTTCCCTCGGGTCCCCGTCGGCGGCGGCGGTGGCCCTGTACGAAATTTCCCGGCAGCGCCGGGCGTTGCGCTGA